A single window of Haloferax marinisediminis DNA harbors:
- a CDS encoding Gfo/Idh/MocA family protein, with amino-acid sequence MSESVAAGVIGVGSMGTNHARVYSELRNVELIGVADADMARAMAVAADFGTEAFTIDELLDKVDVVTVAVPTPYHESVTRKCIEAGVHTLVEKPFVEELDAGEELAALATWHGVTLQVGHIERFNPAVRALDKILDGVEPIAITANRLGPPLNRDVDDGVIMDLMIHDIDIILSLVDSEIETLSATSAADEQYATAQLTFANGVIGTLTASRLTQQKTRTLDITARDRLIRVDYVNQSIQIFRQSRPDYLRDNGNIRYRHEVVMEQPMIEAGEPLKHELESFIEAAMEGGPVVVSADDGLRAVDVAQRIKADATAKQQAVTTPEEAK; translated from the coding sequence GTGAGCGAATCAGTCGCCGCCGGCGTCATCGGTGTCGGGTCGATGGGAACGAACCACGCTCGCGTCTACTCCGAACTTCGGAACGTCGAGTTGATTGGCGTCGCTGACGCGGACATGGCCCGCGCGATGGCAGTCGCCGCCGACTTCGGTACTGAGGCGTTCACGATCGACGAACTCCTCGACAAAGTCGACGTCGTTACCGTCGCAGTTCCGACGCCGTACCACGAGTCGGTGACGCGGAAGTGTATCGAGGCAGGTGTCCACACCCTCGTCGAGAAACCGTTCGTCGAGGAACTGGACGCCGGAGAGGAACTGGCAGCACTCGCCACGTGGCACGGTGTGACCCTGCAGGTTGGCCACATCGAGCGGTTCAATCCGGCCGTTCGCGCACTCGACAAAATCCTCGATGGCGTCGAACCCATCGCCATCACGGCGAACCGACTCGGACCACCGCTCAACCGAGATGTCGATGACGGCGTCATCATGGACCTCATGATTCACGACATCGACATCATCCTCTCGCTCGTCGATTCAGAGATTGAAACCCTCTCGGCAACGAGTGCAGCGGACGAACAGTACGCGACGGCGCAGTTGACGTTCGCGAACGGCGTCATCGGAACGTTGACCGCGAGTCGCCTCACCCAACAGAAGACCCGGACGCTCGACATCACGGCACGTGACCGACTCATCCGCGTCGATTACGTGAACCAGTCCATCCAAATCTTCCGACAATCGCGCCCGGATTACCTGCGTGACAACGGCAACATCCGCTACCGTCACGAGGTCGTCATGGAGCAACCGATGATCGAAGCGGGTGAACCACTCAAACACGAACTCGAATCGTTCATCGAGGCCGCCATGGAAGGCGGTCCGGTGGTCGTCTCTGCGGACGATGGCCTCCGCGCAGTCGACGTTGCACAGCGCATCAAAGCCGACGCAACAGCGAAACAACAGGCTGTGACAACACCAGAGGAGGCGAAATGA
- a CDS encoding DegT/DnrJ/EryC1/StrS family aminotransferase produces MTDEIISIAAPQLGAREKDRIAAVIDSGIIADGPEVRGFEREFADYCDADHGIATSNGTTALHAALHGLGIGPGDRVLTTPFTFIATANAVTFTGADVGFVDIDPETYNIDPDALEARLRDGEQVDAVIAVHLYGLPADMKRLTELAETYDFLLVEDAAQAHGAEVDGQRVGSFGDAACFSFYPTKNMTTSEGGMITTNHADVAERVARFVDHGRVSGYEHAEVGHNFRMTSIAAAIGRIQLERLPEFTRARQSNAAALTEYLEDAPVTTPYTPPGRTHVFHQYTVQCDGIERDALKSYLDSNHIGTGVYYPKTVHEQRPYQHLSVSAPVAEQAAERVLSLPVHPGLSADDVERVGRTVANYLEVVT; encoded by the coding sequence AGCACCACAACTTGGTGCAAGAGAAAAAGACCGAATCGCCGCGGTCATCGACAGCGGCATCATCGCCGACGGCCCAGAAGTCCGTGGCTTCGAGCGAGAGTTTGCCGACTACTGCGACGCCGACCACGGTATCGCCACGTCGAACGGGACGACTGCGCTCCACGCCGCGCTCCACGGACTCGGAATTGGTCCGGGAGACCGTGTCCTGACGACGCCGTTTACGTTCATCGCGACGGCCAACGCCGTCACGTTCACTGGCGCAGACGTGGGGTTCGTCGACATCGACCCGGAGACGTACAACATCGACCCGGACGCACTCGAAGCACGACTTCGAGACGGTGAACAGGTTGACGCGGTTATCGCAGTCCACCTGTACGGGCTGCCGGCCGACATGAAACGCCTCACAGAACTCGCAGAGACCTACGACTTCCTCCTGGTCGAAGACGCTGCGCAGGCACACGGGGCAGAAGTCGATGGACAGCGCGTCGGATCGTTCGGAGACGCAGCGTGCTTCTCGTTCTACCCGACGAAGAACATGACCACGAGTGAAGGAGGGATGATAACCACGAACCACGCAGACGTTGCGGAACGTGTCGCACGGTTCGTCGACCACGGCCGCGTCTCTGGCTACGAGCACGCAGAAGTCGGCCACAACTTCCGAATGACGAGCATCGCCGCCGCCATCGGACGAATCCAGCTCGAACGGCTCCCCGAGTTTACGCGTGCGCGACAGTCGAACGCTGCCGCGCTCACGGAGTATCTCGAAGATGCACCGGTCACGACCCCGTACACTCCACCGGGGCGGACGCACGTCTTCCACCAGTACACCGTCCAATGCGACGGTATCGAGCGAGATGCACTCAAGTCGTACCTCGACTCGAACCACATCGGAACGGGCGTATACTATCCGAAAACCGTCCACGAGCAACGACCCTACCAACACCTCTCGGTGTCGGCACCGGTCGCTGAACAGGCAGCAGAGCGTGTACTCTCGCTCCCAGTTCACCCCGGCCTCAGTGCAGACGACGTCGAACGCGTCGGCCGTACGGTTGCCAACTATCTGGAGGTAGTGACGTGA
- a CDS encoding nucleotide sugar dehydrogenase yields MTNQYTGLYNSELPPEGQRQALRDGAVPVTVYGLGKMGLPLAAVYAKTTGNVVGVDIDADVVRMVNDGECHVAKEPGLPELVAEQAGRGALRATTDSVAAAKEGAIHVIIVPTPLTDDHEPDLAAFVAVLDSIAAGLAPGDMVVVECTVPPKTSSELVVPHLEAKSGISRTEFGVAFCPERTSSGRALQDITGSHPKIVGGVDTESTRVASLVYGEITSNEVIAVSDATTAESVKLFEGLYRDVNIALANELARIRDDLGIDVTEAIHAANTQPYCDIHAPGPGVGGHCIPWYPYFITSRVTTDTPLILTAREVNDSMPAFTADTLRTELSHAGRDIETATVAVLGVTYRPGVAETRATPAAGVIDRLTEHGATVLAVDPMLDDDVVASFGATPVSLADLSAHDLDAAVVVTPHEEFDDIDWAAFDDLVVIDGRGTLGDIGHRVYTIGAGPRNTEVRHHD; encoded by the coding sequence ATGACGAACCAATACACTGGACTCTACAACTCCGAACTCCCGCCGGAAGGACAGCGACAAGCACTCAGAGACGGTGCTGTGCCGGTCACAGTGTACGGTCTGGGGAAGATGGGCCTCCCGCTCGCGGCCGTCTACGCCAAGACGACGGGCAACGTCGTCGGTGTCGACATCGACGCCGACGTCGTCCGGATGGTAAACGACGGAGAGTGCCACGTGGCGAAAGAACCTGGGCTGCCGGAACTCGTCGCCGAACAGGCCGGGCGGGGAGCGCTCCGCGCCACGACCGACAGCGTCGCTGCCGCCAAAGAAGGAGCGATACACGTCATCATCGTCCCGACGCCGCTGACCGACGACCACGAACCAGACCTCGCGGCGTTCGTAGCCGTTCTGGACAGTATCGCCGCCGGTCTCGCACCCGGAGATATGGTCGTCGTCGAATGTACCGTCCCACCGAAGACGAGCAGTGAACTCGTCGTCCCACACCTCGAAGCGAAGAGCGGCATCTCACGCACGGAGTTCGGCGTCGCGTTCTGTCCCGAACGAACGTCGTCGGGTCGAGCACTGCAAGATATCACCGGGTCACACCCCAAAATCGTCGGCGGAGTGGACACGGAATCGACCCGTGTTGCATCGCTCGTCTACGGAGAGATAACCTCGAACGAGGTCATCGCCGTGAGCGACGCCACGACTGCAGAGTCGGTGAAGTTGTTCGAAGGACTCTACCGAGACGTCAACATCGCGCTCGCGAACGAACTCGCACGGATACGCGACGACCTCGGTATCGACGTGACAGAGGCCATCCACGCCGCGAACACACAACCGTACTGTGACATCCACGCACCCGGTCCGGGTGTCGGTGGGCACTGTATCCCGTGGTATCCGTACTTCATCACGAGTCGTGTCACGACCGACACGCCGCTGATTCTGACGGCACGCGAGGTCAACGACAGTATGCCGGCGTTCACCGCCGATACACTTCGTACCGAACTGTCCCACGCGGGGCGCGACATCGAGACGGCCACAGTCGCAGTCCTCGGGGTGACGTACCGACCTGGCGTCGCCGAAACTCGTGCAACCCCTGCGGCTGGCGTCATCGACCGGCTCACCGAACACGGGGCGACAGTCCTCGCAGTCGACCCGATGCTCGACGACGACGTCGTAGCCTCGTTCGGCGCCACGCCCGTCTCGCTCGCCGACCTCTCGGCCCACGACCTCGACGCCGCCGTCGTGGTCACACCGCACGAAGAGTTCGACGACATCGACTGGGCCGCCTTCGACGACCTCGTCGTCATCGACGGCAGGGGCACGCTCGGAGACATCGGTCACCGCGTGTACACGATTGGTGCCGGCCCACGAAACACGGAGGTTCGACACCATGACTAG